One region of Bombus affinis isolate iyBomAffi1 chromosome 3, iyBomAffi1.2, whole genome shotgun sequence genomic DNA includes:
- the LOC126914343 gene encoding activin receptor type-2A isoform X1, with the protein MSLYATILPYLILGLLGFTLGHDVKGSSVCEFYNETICAESQQECSGREECGPHDPGKRNHCYVLWKIDNVTKKSIIKLKGCFLDSNDCYDRPHCIENSAERKKELFFCCCDGNMCNQNFTWDPHPTSSSKPIQPSVFHESEPVPNTEQQIIILVLSISIPMLLLAIILPLLYWCYRRRKSGYFNEVWKAYVPTLEPLPLPQPSPNLGLRPIQLLEIKARGRFGAVWKAQLKNEIVAVKVFPIQDKQSWQTEQEIFKLAHMDHEDILRFIGVEKRGDNLQAEFWLITAYHEKGSLCDYLKANVVTWPEMCRIAESMARGLMHLHEEIPANKADGYKPAVAHRDFKSKNVLLKADMSACIADFGLALIFHPGKPCGDTHGQVGTRRYMAPEVLEGAINFTRDSFLRIDMYACGLVLWELASRCTVQDGPIGEYRLPFEDEVGLHPTLEDMQESVVHKKERPIILETWRKHPGLQSICDTMEECWDHDAEARLSASCVMERVATLSRTLVLNSSTLIRVDNTNETITTKESSM; encoded by the exons ATGTCCTTATATGCGACGATACTGCCATATCTCATCCTAGGATTGTTAG gaTTTACATTAGGACATGATGTCAAGGGTTCATCAGTTTGTGAattttataacgaaacaatatgtGCAGAATCCCAGCAGGAATGCTCGGGAAGAGAAGAATGTGGGCCACATGATCCTGGCAAAAGAAATCACTGTTATGTGCTATGGAAAATTGACAATGTTACTAAGAAatctataattaaattaaag GGATGTTTTTTGGATAGTAATGATTGCTATGATAGGCCACATTGTATTGAAAACAGtgcagaaagaaaaaaggaattaTTTTTCTGTTGTTGTGATGGTAACATGTGCAATCAGAATTTCACATGGGATCCACATCCAACTTCTTCTTCTAAACCTATTCAACCATCTGTTTTTCATG AATCAGAACCTGTTCCAAACACAGAGCAACAAATAATAATACTTGTTTTGTCAATATCGATACCTATGCTACTACTTGCTATTATATTGCCATTATTATATTGGTGTTACCGACGTCGGAAGTCGGGATATTTCAACGAGGTTTGGAAGGCATAT GTACCAACACTAGAACCTCTGCCACTGCCGCAACCGTCTCCTAATTTGGGATTGCGGCCGATACAATTGCTTGAAATAAAAGCTCGTGGTCGTTTTGGAGCTGTATGGAAAGCACAATTGAAAAATGAGATTGTTGCTGTTAAAGTATTTCCAATACAAGATAAGCAATCGTGGCAAACTGAACaagaaattttcaaacttgCCCATATGGATCATGAAGATATATTACGTTTCATAGGCGTTGAAAAAAGAGGTGATAATTTACAAGCTGAATTCTGGTTAATCACTGCATACCATGAAAAAGGTTCACTATGTGATTATTTAAAGGCAAATGTTGTTACATGGCCTGAGATGTGTAGAATAGCAGAATCTATGGCAAG gGGTTTGATGCACTTGCATGAAGAAATTCCAGCCAATAAAGCAGATGGATACAAACCTGCTGTGGCTCATAGAGATTTTAAGTCAAAAAATGTTTTGCTTAAAGCTGATATGAGTGCTTGTATAGCAGATTTTGGTTTAGCATTGATATTTCATCCTGGGAAACCTTGTGGAGATACTCATGGACAG GTTGGAACAAGAAGATATATGGCTCCAGAAGTTTTGGAAGGAGCAATTAATTTTACAAGAGATTCATTTTTACGAATCGATATGTATGCCTGTGGTCTGGTGCTCTGGGAGTTAGCTTCGCGATGCACTGTACAAGAT GGACCAATTGGAGAGTATAGATTACCATTTGAGGATGAAGTAGGTCTTCATCCCACTTTGGAAGATATGCAAGAAAGTGTTGTGCATAAAAAAGAAAGGCCAATCATTTTAGAAACATGGCGTAAACATCCT GGGCTGCAATCAATttgtgatacaatggaagaatGCTGGGATCATGATGCCGAAGCACGTCTTTCAGCTTCTTGTGTAATGGAAAGGGTTGCTACATTGAGTAGGACGCTTGTTTTAAATTCGTCAACGTTGATACGAGTTGATAATACCAACGAGACTATTACCACTAAGGAATCTAGTATGTAG
- the LOC126914349 gene encoding uncharacterized protein LOC126914349, with the protein MATSGSNKKPRVIILGGCGFIGRNLVEYLLDNDLVSFIRVVDKVPPQTAWLNTKHQQLFEHPLLEFKSANLINIVSCQNAFLSDNPINFVINCAGETKSSQTDPVYKEGIYKLSMNCAQQAAKLQVDRYVEISSGNFSTSDKNSLKEEDAGEPWTFVAKYKLQVENDLKIIPNLNFTILRPAIVYGCGDRNGLAPRLVVGAVYKHLGEMMKLLWGPDLHMNTVHVRDIARAIWHVVNRPETVGQTYNVVDEGDSTQGSISAIVSELFNINHDYWGTALSTLAKTDMSSVVEEVNDKHMGPWAEACNKDGVENSPLSPYIDQELLYNKHLYLQTGKLSSVGFTYLYPKLTKDALKEVLDDYVNMKIFPHSLVL; encoded by the exons ATGGCAACGTCTGGTTCTAATAAAAAGCCAAGAGTAATAATTTTAGGAG GATGCGGTTTCATAGGACGTAATCTCGTGGAATATCTACTGGATAACGATCTTGTGTCCTTTATACGTGTCGTGGATAAAGTGCCGCCGCAAACTGCTTGGCTGAATACTAAACATCAGCAATTATTCGAGCATCCTTTGCTCGAATTTAAGAGCGCAAATTTAATCAACATTG tatCTTGtcaaaatgcatttttatctGACAATCCGATTAATTTTGTAATCAATTGTGCTGGAGAAACAAAGAGCAGTCAAACAGATCCTGTATATAAAGAAGGAATTTATAAGTTGAGTATGAATTGTGCTCAACAAGCTGCAAAATTACAAGTTGATCGTTATGTAGAAATATCTTCTGGTAATTTTAgtacctctgacaaa AATTCTCTCAAAGAAGAAGATGCTGGAGAACCATGGACATTTGTTGCAAAGTATAAGTTACAAGTAGAGAATGATTTAAAAATCATACCAAATTTAAACTTTACAATCCTTAGACCAGCCATAGTATATGGCTGTGGTGATAGAAATGGATTag CACCACGTTTAGTGGTAGGAGCTGTTTATAAACATTTGGGAGAAATGATGAAGTTACTTTGGGGACCAGATCTTCACATGAACACAGTTCATGTGAGGGATATAGCCAGGGCTATTTGGCATGTAGTAAATAGGCCAGAAACTGTAGGtcaaacatataacgttgttgACGAAGGTGATTCAACTCAAGGATCAATCAGTGCTATAGTTTCAGAATTATTTAATATCAATCATGATTATTGGGGTACTGCACTATCTACACTAGCCAAA acAGATATGAGTTCTGTTGTTGAAGAAGTCAATGACAAACATATGGGACCTTGGGCAGAAGCTTGCAATAAAGATGGTGTGGAAAATAGTCCTCTATCTCCATACATAGATCAAGAACTTCTTTACAATAAGCATTTATATCTACAGACAGGAAAATTATCGAGTGTTGGGTTTACATATCTTTATCCAAAACTCACAAAAGATGCTTTGAAAGag gtTCTTGATGATTATGTAAACATGAAGATATTTCCACATTCCTTGGTTCTATGA
- the LOC126914343 gene encoding activin receptor type-2B isoform X2, translating to MSLYATILPYLILGLLGFTLGHDVKGSSVCEFYNETICAESQQECSGREECGPHDPGKRNHCYVLWKIDNVTKKSIIKLKGCFLDSNDCYDRPHCIENSAERKKELFFCCCDGNMCNQNFTWDPHPTSSSKPIQPSVFHESEPVPNTEQQIIILVLSISIPMLLLAIILPLLYWCYRRRKSGYFNEVPTLEPLPLPQPSPNLGLRPIQLLEIKARGRFGAVWKAQLKNEIVAVKVFPIQDKQSWQTEQEIFKLAHMDHEDILRFIGVEKRGDNLQAEFWLITAYHEKGSLCDYLKANVVTWPEMCRIAESMARGLMHLHEEIPANKADGYKPAVAHRDFKSKNVLLKADMSACIADFGLALIFHPGKPCGDTHGQVGTRRYMAPEVLEGAINFTRDSFLRIDMYACGLVLWELASRCTVQDGPIGEYRLPFEDEVGLHPTLEDMQESVVHKKERPIILETWRKHPGLQSICDTMEECWDHDAEARLSASCVMERVATLSRTLVLNSSTLIRVDNTNETITTKESSM from the exons ATGTCCTTATATGCGACGATACTGCCATATCTCATCCTAGGATTGTTAG gaTTTACATTAGGACATGATGTCAAGGGTTCATCAGTTTGTGAattttataacgaaacaatatgtGCAGAATCCCAGCAGGAATGCTCGGGAAGAGAAGAATGTGGGCCACATGATCCTGGCAAAAGAAATCACTGTTATGTGCTATGGAAAATTGACAATGTTACTAAGAAatctataattaaattaaag GGATGTTTTTTGGATAGTAATGATTGCTATGATAGGCCACATTGTATTGAAAACAGtgcagaaagaaaaaaggaattaTTTTTCTGTTGTTGTGATGGTAACATGTGCAATCAGAATTTCACATGGGATCCACATCCAACTTCTTCTTCTAAACCTATTCAACCATCTGTTTTTCATG AATCAGAACCTGTTCCAAACACAGAGCAACAAATAATAATACTTGTTTTGTCAATATCGATACCTATGCTACTACTTGCTATTATATTGCCATTATTATATTGGTGTTACCGACGTCGGAAGTCGGGATATTTCAACGAG GTACCAACACTAGAACCTCTGCCACTGCCGCAACCGTCTCCTAATTTGGGATTGCGGCCGATACAATTGCTTGAAATAAAAGCTCGTGGTCGTTTTGGAGCTGTATGGAAAGCACAATTGAAAAATGAGATTGTTGCTGTTAAAGTATTTCCAATACAAGATAAGCAATCGTGGCAAACTGAACaagaaattttcaaacttgCCCATATGGATCATGAAGATATATTACGTTTCATAGGCGTTGAAAAAAGAGGTGATAATTTACAAGCTGAATTCTGGTTAATCACTGCATACCATGAAAAAGGTTCACTATGTGATTATTTAAAGGCAAATGTTGTTACATGGCCTGAGATGTGTAGAATAGCAGAATCTATGGCAAG gGGTTTGATGCACTTGCATGAAGAAATTCCAGCCAATAAAGCAGATGGATACAAACCTGCTGTGGCTCATAGAGATTTTAAGTCAAAAAATGTTTTGCTTAAAGCTGATATGAGTGCTTGTATAGCAGATTTTGGTTTAGCATTGATATTTCATCCTGGGAAACCTTGTGGAGATACTCATGGACAG GTTGGAACAAGAAGATATATGGCTCCAGAAGTTTTGGAAGGAGCAATTAATTTTACAAGAGATTCATTTTTACGAATCGATATGTATGCCTGTGGTCTGGTGCTCTGGGAGTTAGCTTCGCGATGCACTGTACAAGAT GGACCAATTGGAGAGTATAGATTACCATTTGAGGATGAAGTAGGTCTTCATCCCACTTTGGAAGATATGCAAGAAAGTGTTGTGCATAAAAAAGAAAGGCCAATCATTTTAGAAACATGGCGTAAACATCCT GGGCTGCAATCAATttgtgatacaatggaagaatGCTGGGATCATGATGCCGAAGCACGTCTTTCAGCTTCTTGTGTAATGGAAAGGGTTGCTACATTGAGTAGGACGCTTGTTTTAAATTCGTCAACGTTGATACGAGTTGATAATACCAACGAGACTATTACCACTAAGGAATCTAGTATGTAG